The Sphingobium aromaticiconvertens genome has a segment encoding these proteins:
- a CDS encoding acetate/propionate family kinase → MSRAVVSLNSGSSSIKFALFTLGPDGPQHAAAGKLEGIGTAPHLVARDKDGTILIDRNWDDGSGLGHETLLHDLFAWAGDHLPDHDIVAVGHRVVHGGTKFFHPLVVDDALLAGLEALCPLAPLHQPHNLAAIRAIRSLAPDLPQVACFDTAFHHELPEVATRFGLPRALHDKGIRRYGFHGLSYEYIARALGEADPGLASGRVIAAHLGNGASLCAMQNGRSVDTTMGFTALDGLIMGTRCGAIDPGVVIHLQTQEGMSAAEVETLLYKQAGLLGVSGISSDMRALHDSDDPRAAEAIDLFIWRAAREASALISSLGGVDALIFTAGIGENDPVIRAAICARLAWLGIVIDPFANARNAPIISAEDSRVAVRVIPTDEERMIAIHTLAALTPAGGQS, encoded by the coding sequence ATGAGCCGCGCCGTCGTCAGCCTCAATTCCGGCTCGTCGAGCATCAAGTTCGCGCTGTTCACGCTGGGGCCGGACGGCCCTCAGCATGCCGCCGCCGGCAAGTTGGAGGGGATCGGCACCGCGCCGCACCTCGTCGCGCGCGATAAGGACGGAACTATCCTGATCGACCGGAACTGGGACGATGGCAGCGGGCTCGGCCACGAGACCCTGCTGCATGACCTGTTCGCGTGGGCGGGGGATCATCTGCCAGATCACGACATCGTTGCTGTCGGGCATCGCGTTGTCCATGGCGGGACAAAGTTCTTCCACCCTCTGGTCGTCGACGACGCCCTGCTTGCCGGGCTGGAAGCGCTATGTCCGCTCGCGCCGCTCCATCAGCCCCACAATCTCGCCGCGATCCGGGCCATTCGCTCGCTCGCGCCCGATCTGCCGCAGGTCGCCTGCTTCGACACCGCCTTCCATCATGAGCTGCCCGAGGTCGCCACCCGCTTCGGGCTGCCGCGCGCGCTGCACGACAAGGGTATCCGGCGCTACGGGTTTCATGGCCTGTCCTATGAATATATCGCCCGCGCGCTCGGGGAGGCCGATCCGGGGCTCGCCTCGGGTCGCGTGATCGCCGCCCATCTCGGCAATGGTGCCAGTCTCTGCGCGATGCAGAACGGCCGCAGTGTCGATACCACGATGGGCTTCACCGCGCTGGATGGGCTGATCATGGGCACACGGTGCGGCGCGATCGACCCCGGAGTTGTGATTCATCTACAGACCCAGGAGGGCATGAGCGCGGCTGAGGTAGAGACGCTGCTCTACAAGCAGGCCGGACTGCTCGGCGTATCCGGCATCTCCAGCGATATGCGCGCACTCCATGACAGCGACGATCCGCGCGCTGCCGAGGCGATCGATCTCTTCATCTGGCGGGCAGCGCGCGAGGCGTCGGCCCTCATATCGTCGCTCGGCGGCGTCGATGCGCTGATTTTCACCGCGGGTATCGGCGAAAATGATCCCGTCATCCGCGCAGCGATCTGCGCGCGACTGGCCTGGCTGGGCATCGTCATCGACCCATTCGCCAATGCGCGCAACGCCCCCATCATCAGCGCGGAGGACAGCCGAGTTGCCGTTCGTGTCATTCCCACGGACGAGGAGCGTATGATCGCCATTCACACACTCGCCGCGCTGACCCCGGCAGGAGGACAATCATGA
- a CDS encoding SDR family oxidoreductase, with protein sequence MPTIHSLTLPEPNDSMDAKGETIGTPSKQRRGRTMLAITGATGQLGRLVIAALLRTVPAGEIAALVRDVDKASDLAAKGVVVREADYNRPETLGPALAGVDKLLLISGNEVGHRVPQHKAVIDAAKTAGVKLIAYTSALHADTSPLGLAEEHRQTEALLRESALPTVLLRNSWYTENYTASIPAALQHGVMIGSAGVARIASATRADFANATAAVLVAPEDQAGRVYELAGDEAYTLAEFADELSRQTGKTITFQNLSEADYKAALVGAGLPEAVAAMLAQSDAAAGQGALFDDSHDLGRLIGRPTTPLKDAIAAALKG encoded by the coding sequence ATGCCGACGATCCACTCGCTGACATTGCCCGAGCCCAACGACTCGATGGACGCCAAAGGCGAGACGATCGGAACGCCCTCCAAGCAAAGAAGAGGAAGAACCATGCTCGCAATCACCGGAGCGACAGGACAACTCGGACGGCTCGTCATCGCAGCACTGCTCAGGACGGTGCCGGCTGGCGAGATCGCGGCCCTGGTGCGTGACGTCGACAAGGCGTCCGACCTCGCTGCGAAGGGGGTCGTCGTGCGCGAAGCCGATTATAACCGGCCGGAGACCCTCGGCCCGGCTCTCGCGGGCGTAGACAAGCTGCTGCTCATTTCGGGAAACGAGGTCGGGCACCGCGTACCGCAACATAAGGCGGTGATCGATGCCGCGAAGACGGCCGGCGTGAAGCTCATCGCCTATACCAGCGCGCTGCACGCGGATACGTCACCGCTCGGCCTTGCCGAGGAGCATCGCCAGACCGAGGCGCTCCTCCGCGAAAGCGCACTGCCGACCGTGTTGCTGCGAAATAGCTGGTACACCGAGAACTACACCGCCTCGATACCCGCCGCTCTCCAGCATGGCGTCATGATAGGCTCCGCCGGAGTCGCCCGCATCGCCTCGGCGACCCGCGCTGACTTCGCCAACGCAACCGCGGCCGTGCTCGTCGCGCCGGAGGATCAGGCTGGACGCGTCTACGAACTGGCGGGCGATGAGGCCTATACGCTCGCCGAATTCGCGGACGAACTCTCTCGTCAGACAGGCAAGACGATCACCTTCCAGAACCTGAGCGAAGCTGACTACAAGGCGGCGCTGGTCGGAGCCGGACTGCCGGAGGCGGTCGCTGCGATGCTCGCCCAATCGGACGCGGCGGCGGGCCAGGGCGCCCTGTTCGACGACAGCCATGACCTTGGCAGGCTGATCGGCCGGCCGACCACGCCCCTGAAGGACGCGATCGCCGCAGCGCTGAAGGGTTGA
- a CDS encoding GNAT family N-acetyltransferase, protein MNDKTVELVTRSGLRLCVRQAGSTDGPILTHLFHHVSHEDLRFRFLSGLNEIGPEQLRALTPIDDGNAVSFLAFDAESGVAVASAMLVSDAAGERGEVAISVDADYRHRGVGWTLLSFVADRAEARGLSKIESIESRANVAAIELERDMGFSVEEYPGDSTLVLVSKTLRAG, encoded by the coding sequence ATGAATGACAAGACCGTGGAACTCGTGACGCGGAGCGGGCTTCGCCTTTGCGTGCGGCAGGCGGGCTCGACGGACGGGCCGATCCTGACGCACTTGTTCCACCATGTGAGCCATGAGGATCTGCGCTTCCGGTTCCTGTCGGGATTGAACGAAATCGGTCCAGAGCAACTGCGCGCGCTGACCCCGATAGATGACGGCAACGCGGTAAGCTTCCTCGCATTCGATGCCGAGAGCGGTGTCGCCGTCGCAAGCGCGATGCTCGTCTCCGATGCAGCGGGCGAGCGGGGCGAGGTGGCGATCTCCGTTGACGCCGACTATCGGCACCGAGGCGTCGGATGGACTCTCCTCTCCTTCGTGGCCGATCGGGCCGAAGCCCGGGGTCTTTCGAAAATCGAGTCGATCGAGAGCCGCGCCAATGTCGCCGCGATCGAACTCGAACGCGACATGGGCTTCTCGGTCGAGGAATATCCTGGAGACTCGACCCTGGTGCTGGTCAGCAAAACTCTACGCGCCGGTTGA
- the fabI gene encoding enoyl-ACP reductase FabI gives MKPLVDLAGKRGLVVGIANEHSIAAGCAEAFARCGARLAATYLNAKTEQYVAPVAERLGVEWTAPCDVRVPGELEALFNEVNTKWGGLDFLLHSIAFAPREDLHGRVVDSSAEGFAIAMDVSCHSFLRMARLAEPLMPDGGCLLCVTFYGSDRVVEHYNLMGPVKAALESATRYVAAELGSKGIRAHAISPGPIATRAASGIERFDELIERAAAAVPEGRLVDVDDVGALAAFLVSDAAERITGTVIPVDSGLHLLA, from the coding sequence ATGAAACCGCTGGTCGATCTTGCCGGCAAGCGCGGGCTCGTCGTTGGCATTGCGAATGAACACAGCATCGCGGCCGGCTGTGCCGAGGCGTTCGCGCGTTGCGGGGCACGGCTCGCCGCCACCTATCTCAACGCCAAGACGGAACAGTATGTGGCGCCGGTCGCGGAACGGCTGGGGGTCGAATGGACCGCGCCTTGCGATGTCCGCGTTCCCGGCGAGCTGGAGGCGCTGTTCAACGAGGTGAACACGAAATGGGGCGGCCTCGATTTCCTGCTCCATTCGATCGCCTTCGCGCCGCGGGAGGATCTTCATGGCCGCGTCGTCGATTCCTCTGCGGAAGGCTTCGCAATCGCCATGGATGTTTCCTGCCACAGCTTCCTACGCATGGCGCGACTGGCCGAACCGCTGATGCCCGACGGAGGCTGCCTGCTGTGCGTAACCTTCTACGGATCGGACCGGGTGGTCGAGCACTATAATCTGATGGGGCCGGTAAAAGCGGCTCTGGAAAGCGCGACCCGTTATGTCGCCGCCGAACTGGGGTCCAAGGGCATCCGCGCCCATGCGATTTCCCCGGGTCCGATCGCGACGCGGGCGGCGAGCGGCATCGAACGCTTCGATGAACTGATCGAGCGCGCCGCGGCGGCCGTCCCGGAAGGCCGGCTCGTCGATGTCGACGATGTCGGCGCGCTGGCGGCGTTCCTGGTCAGCGATGCTGCCGAGCGGATCACCGGCACGGTCATCCCGGTCGATAGCGGCCTGCACCTGCTCGCATGA
- a CDS encoding ABC-type transport auxiliary lipoprotein family protein, whose protein sequence is MRHSPGYRTSATLMGALLLAGCGSLLGGGKRDDLFRFGVIERTNDTAPQAAVARRPLSLLRLRFAPEIEGDRILTTRGAQALYIKDARWVASVPDLFTQALTRQFGARAPDLRLASPRSATGASQALQVTIDRFEARYTPEADGKTPPTVVIAGEVTLFGADDRQPVASRRFSVEEPALANSTSGIVPAFDRAVTRYAAQLVDWTAQTSRSASSNPPSGKGQKDE, encoded by the coding sequence ATGAGGCATTCCCCTGGATATCGGACATCCGCGACCCTGATGGGAGCGCTGTTGCTGGCCGGCTGCGGGAGCCTGTTGGGGGGTGGCAAGCGTGATGATCTCTTCCGTTTCGGCGTGATCGAGCGGACGAACGACACCGCCCCGCAGGCGGCGGTCGCCCGCCGGCCGCTTTCGCTGTTGCGGCTTCGCTTCGCACCGGAAATCGAGGGCGATCGCATCCTCACCACGCGCGGCGCGCAGGCGCTCTATATCAAGGACGCCCGCTGGGTCGCATCGGTCCCCGATCTTTTCACGCAGGCGCTGACGCGGCAGTTCGGTGCGCGCGCGCCCGACCTCCGCCTCGCTTCGCCCCGAAGCGCGACGGGAGCCTCGCAGGCCCTGCAGGTCACCATCGACAGGTTTGAGGCGCGCTACACGCCGGAAGCCGATGGCAAGACCCCGCCCACCGTCGTCATCGCCGGGGAGGTGACCCTGTTTGGTGCCGATGACAGACAGCCGGTCGCGTCGCGCCGTTTCTCGGTCGAGGAACCAGCGCTTGCGAACAGCACGAGCGGGATCGTGCCGGCTTTCGACCGGGCGGTGACCCGTTATGCGGCACAACTCGTCGACTGGACGGCGCAAACCAGCCGCAGCGCGTCCTCCAATCCACCATCCGGAAAAGGCCAGAAAGATGAATGA
- a CDS encoding ABC transporter ATP-binding protein, giving the protein MSAPSTTDAVDAPIRVRGLRTAFGEKVIHDDLDLEVRHGEILGVVGGSGSGKSVLLNTILGLKRPDGGTVEIFGRNIDDADAQADIERRIGVMFQQGALFSFLTVQENVETPLLEHAHLSKGFVRDLARLKIKLAGLPDNAGILKPSELSGGMRKRAGVARAIALDPDILFLDEPTAGLDPIAAGEFDDLVKTLRDALGLTVFMITHDLDTLYAICDRVAVVADRKIVAVAPVAELEQSDHPWIKSYFLGPRGRAAKKQKEG; this is encoded by the coding sequence GTGAGCGCTCCATCGACCACCGACGCCGTCGATGCTCCGATCCGTGTCCGCGGCCTCAGGACCGCATTTGGCGAAAAGGTCATTCACGACGATCTCGATCTCGAGGTCCGGCACGGCGAAATACTCGGCGTCGTAGGGGGATCGGGCTCCGGCAAGTCAGTCCTGCTCAACACCATACTCGGATTGAAACGGCCCGATGGCGGGACCGTCGAAATCTTCGGACGGAACATCGACGATGCGGACGCGCAGGCCGATATCGAACGGCGGATCGGCGTGATGTTCCAGCAGGGCGCTTTGTTCTCCTTCCTGACCGTGCAGGAAAATGTCGAGACGCCGCTCCTCGAGCATGCGCATCTTTCCAAGGGCTTCGTGCGTGATCTCGCGCGATTGAAGATCAAGCTTGCCGGCCTGCCCGATAATGCCGGCATCCTGAAACCGTCTGAACTTTCAGGAGGCATGCGCAAACGCGCGGGCGTCGCGCGTGCGATCGCGCTCGACCCCGACATATTGTTCCTCGACGAGCCGACAGCCGGTCTCGATCCGATCGCGGCGGGAGAGTTCGACGACCTCGTCAAGACACTGCGCGATGCGCTCGGTCTCACAGTCTTTATGATCACCCACGATCTCGACACGCTCTATGCCATCTGCGACCGGGTCGCCGTCGTCGCCGACAGGAAGATCGTCGCGGTCGCGCCGGTCGCCGAGCTCGAGCAATCGGACCATCCCTGGATCAAAAGCTATTTCCTGGGGCCGCGCGGCCGTGCCGCCAAGAAGCAGAAAGAAGGCTGA
- a CDS encoding ABC transporter permease, whose product MTEADWRLDDTDVPTLHPSGDWTALDLGDAADRLATKFGSAQRLDVSELGRVDTAGALALLRSMTNGGDVDCGPREDLRRLIDLVRPALEKEAPTKQGLKGWTGFFDRFGRQVVQFGGDAYDMLEFAGRLVVALGRTVVHPRRLRLTPLVAMMQDAGVNALPIVFVMTFFIGAVIALVGTNLLTTLGVEVFTVQLVGVAILREFGVVIAAILLSGRSASSFAAQIGSMRMNQETDAMQVMGVDRFDALVIPRVLAALLMMPLMTFCADIGGIAGGLLVSWATIDISPVFFIQRTLETVSITHFWIGMSKAPFLALVIASAGCRHGLMVGGDVQSLGRNVTSAVVQSVFMVIMFDAIFAVLFMVLDL is encoded by the coding sequence GTGACCGAGGCCGACTGGCGCCTCGACGACACCGATGTCCCGACGCTTCACCCCAGCGGTGACTGGACGGCGCTTGATCTGGGCGACGCTGCCGATCGCCTGGCCACGAAATTCGGGAGCGCGCAGCGCCTCGACGTCTCCGAACTGGGGCGAGTGGATACCGCCGGTGCGCTGGCGCTGCTCCGGTCCATGACAAACGGCGGCGATGTCGACTGCGGCCCGAGAGAGGATCTGCGGCGGTTGATCGACCTCGTGCGACCTGCCCTCGAGAAGGAAGCCCCGACGAAACAGGGCCTCAAGGGGTGGACAGGCTTTTTCGACCGGTTCGGCCGCCAGGTCGTCCAGTTCGGCGGCGACGCCTACGACATGCTCGAATTCGCCGGCCGGCTGGTTGTGGCGCTCGGCCGGACGGTCGTGCACCCGCGCCGTCTGCGTCTGACGCCGCTGGTTGCGATGATGCAGGACGCGGGGGTCAACGCGCTCCCGATCGTGTTCGTGATGACCTTTTTCATCGGGGCGGTGATCGCGCTCGTCGGCACCAACCTGCTGACGACGCTTGGTGTCGAGGTGTTCACGGTTCAGCTTGTCGGCGTGGCAATCCTGCGCGAGTTCGGCGTGGTCATCGCCGCGATCCTGCTGTCGGGCCGCTCCGCATCATCTTTCGCCGCGCAGATCGGCTCGATGCGGATGAACCAGGAAACCGATGCGATGCAGGTGATGGGCGTCGACCGCTTCGACGCCCTTGTCATTCCACGGGTTCTGGCAGCGCTGCTGATGATGCCGCTGATGACCTTTTGCGCGGATATCGGTGGCATCGCCGGCGGCCTGCTGGTCAGCTGGGCCACGATCGACATCAGCCCGGTCTTCTTCATCCAGCGCACGCTCGAGACGGTGAGCATAACGCATTTCTGGATCGGGATGAGCAAGGCGCCGTTCCTGGCGCTGGTGATCGCCTCGGCGGGTTGTCGGCATGGCCTGATGGTCGGCGGCGATGTCCAGAGCCTCGGGCGCAACGTCACCTCGGCGGTGGTCCAGTCGGTCTTCATGGTCATCATGTTCGATGCGATCTTCGCGGTGCTCTTCATGGTGTTGGACCTGTGA
- a CDS encoding bifunctional enoyl-CoA hydratase/phosphate acetyltransferase — MAVPEMIENRTFDEIAVGDTASVTRTLREEDIQLFALVSGDVNPAHLDADYAATDLFHRVIAHGMWGGGLISAVLGTELPGPGAIYLSQSLRFTRPVGLGDAITTSVTVTEKRSEHHVLLLDCRCVNQNGDEVITGQAEVRAPTEKIRLPRIALPDVRISDHDGYRKLIERTRADAAPPTAVAHPCSAAAITAAVDAAEAGLILPILVGPEARIRAAAEEAGKDISAYRIVPAAHSHAAATAAVALVRSGEAKLLMKGSLHTDELMSAVVSSSTGLRTERRISHAYLMDVPDHPTPLIITDAAINIEPSLEEKADIIRNAIDLAHVIGIESPKVAILSAVETVNPSMRSTLDAAALCKMADRGQISGGVLDGPLAFDNAISEAAAKEKGIVSPVAGKAEILVVPNLEAGNMLAKQLTFLGGADAAGVVLGARVPIVLTSRADSARTRLASCAVAVLLARAATKASPGLPEGKALT; from the coding sequence ATGGCCGTCCCGGAAATGATCGAAAACCGCACCTTCGACGAGATCGCCGTCGGCGATACGGCGAGCGTCACGCGCACGCTGCGGGAAGAGGATATCCAGCTCTTCGCGCTCGTCTCGGGCGACGTTAACCCGGCCCATCTCGACGCCGATTATGCGGCGACCGACCTGTTCCACCGCGTGATCGCCCACGGCATGTGGGGCGGCGGCCTGATTTCGGCCGTGCTCGGCACCGAGCTGCCGGGACCGGGCGCAATCTACCTCAGCCAGTCTTTGCGCTTCACCCGGCCGGTGGGCCTGGGCGACGCCATCACAACCTCGGTGACCGTGACCGAAAAACGATCCGAGCATCATGTGCTTTTGCTCGATTGTCGCTGCGTCAACCAGAATGGCGACGAGGTCATTACGGGCCAGGCCGAGGTCAGGGCGCCGACCGAGAAGATCCGCCTTCCACGGATAGCGCTTCCCGACGTTCGCATCTCCGACCATGACGGCTATCGCAAGCTGATCGAACGGACGAGGGCGGACGCAGCGCCGCCGACCGCTGTCGCCCACCCCTGCAGCGCCGCGGCGATCACCGCGGCGGTCGACGCCGCCGAAGCCGGTCTGATCCTGCCGATTCTGGTCGGGCCGGAAGCGCGAATCCGCGCGGCGGCGGAAGAAGCGGGGAAGGATATCTCCGCTTATCGCATCGTCCCCGCCGCGCACAGCCATGCCGCGGCGACAGCCGCGGTGGCGCTTGTCCGTTCGGGCGAAGCGAAGCTGCTCATGAAGGGATCGCTTCACACCGACGAACTGATGAGCGCGGTGGTCTCCTCCTCGACTGGCCTGCGGACGGAGCGGCGCATCAGCCACGCCTATTTGATGGACGTGCCCGACCACCCGACGCCGCTCATCATCACCGACGCCGCGATCAACATCGAGCCGAGCCTTGAGGAAAAGGCGGACATCATCCGCAATGCGATCGACCTCGCCCATGTGATCGGGATCGAAAGTCCCAAGGTCGCGATCCTGTCGGCGGTGGAGACGGTCAATCCGTCGATGCGATCGACGCTCGACGCCGCCGCGCTCTGCAAGATGGCCGATCGCGGTCAGATTTCAGGCGGCGTGCTCGATGGCCCGCTGGCGTTCGACAATGCGATCAGCGAGGCGGCGGCCAAGGAAAAGGGGATCGTCTCGCCCGTGGCGGGCAAGGCCGAGATCCTGGTCGTCCCGAATCTGGAGGCCGGAAACATGCTCGCCAAGCAGCTCACCTTTCTGGGCGGTGCGGACGCGGCGGGCGTCGTCCTGGGCGCCCGGGTACCGATCGTGCTCACCAGCCGCGCCGACTCCGCGCGAACACGCCTGGCTTCCTGCGCCGTGGCCGTGCTGCTGGCGCGCGCCGCCACCAAGGCTTCGCCGGGCCTGCCCGAAGGCAAGGCTCTGACATGA
- a CDS encoding ABC transporter permease: protein MRHIANIGRLGVKELRSLWRDPMMLVLIVYAFSLGIYVAASAMPETLNKAPIAVVDEDQSPLSSRITGAFYPPHFTQPALISLGEVDPAMDAGRYTFALDLPPDFQRDVLAGRQPTVQLNIDATRMSQAFTGGGYIQQIVQGEVSEFMKGTRATAAPPADLALRARFNPTLAQSWFGSVMEIINNVTMLSIVLTGAALIREREHGTIEHLLVMPITPFEIMASKVWAMGLVVLLACAFALLVVVEGILKVPIEGSIPLFLTGAALHLFATTSIGIFMGTIARSMPQFGLLLMLVLLPLQLLSGGMTPRESMPEFVQTVMLAAPTTHFVRMAQAILYRGASFDVVWPQFLAIAVIGAVFFLIALARFRRTIGTMA from the coding sequence ATGCGGCATATCGCCAATATCGGACGTCTGGGCGTCAAAGAACTGCGCAGCCTGTGGCGCGATCCGATGATGCTGGTCCTGATCGTCTACGCTTTCTCGCTCGGCATCTATGTGGCGGCCTCCGCCATGCCCGAGACACTGAACAAGGCGCCGATTGCGGTTGTCGACGAGGATCAGTCGCCGCTGTCCAGCCGGATCACCGGAGCCTTTTATCCGCCGCATTTCACGCAGCCGGCTTTGATCTCCCTAGGTGAGGTCGATCCTGCCATGGACGCCGGGCGCTACACCTTCGCGCTCGACCTGCCGCCCGATTTCCAGCGCGACGTCCTCGCCGGCCGCCAGCCGACCGTCCAGCTCAACATCGACGCCACGCGGATGAGCCAGGCGTTCACCGGCGGCGGCTATATCCAGCAGATCGTCCAGGGCGAGGTGTCGGAGTTCATGAAGGGAACGCGGGCCACGGCCGCGCCGCCCGCCGATCTCGCCCTGCGGGCCCGCTTCAACCCGACGCTCGCGCAAAGCTGGTTCGGGTCGGTGATGGAGATCATCAACAACGTCACCATGCTCTCGATCGTGTTGACCGGCGCCGCGCTGATCCGCGAGCGCGAGCATGGCACGATCGAGCATCTGCTGGTGATGCCGATCACGCCGTTCGAGATCATGGCGAGCAAGGTCTGGGCGATGGGGCTGGTCGTCCTGCTCGCCTGCGCCTTCGCGCTGCTGGTGGTGGTCGAAGGAATATTGAAGGTGCCGATCGAGGGATCGATCCCGCTGTTCCTGACGGGTGCGGCGCTGCATTTGTTCGCCACCACGTCGATCGGCATCTTCATGGGCACGATCGCGCGCTCGATGCCGCAGTTCGGTCTGTTGCTGATGCTCGTGCTGCTGCCGCTCCAGCTGTTGTCCGGCGGTATGACCCCGCGCGAGAGCATGCCCGAGTTCGTGCAAACGGTGATGCTCGCCGCGCCCACCACCCATTTTGTGAGAATGGCGCAGGCGATTCTCTACCGGGGAGCGAGCTTCGACGTGGTCTGGCCCCAGTTCCTTGCCATCGCCGTGATCGGTGCAGTGTTTTTCCTGATCGCGCTCGCGCGGTTCCGCCGGACGATCGGAACGATGGCATAA
- a CDS encoding MlaD family protein, with translation MERHANYALVGAVSIVLLIATLVFVVWLGGSQFRREHDPYQIVFHGPVRGLSVGAEVQFNGIKVGQIQRIRLDERDPNRVVTDIEVNRGTPVRVDSMASTETQGISGVSIVQISAGTAIKPLLRKVDHSKRPVIPSKPNALSSLLQGGGQMVASATEALTRVNKLLSDRNIADVGAAIHDIRTTTGELAANRTMIANAASALTKLDRAATDIQGAAASVRHIADGDGKRAFADISGAAGELKVAVHEARGVIAKLDTQSGDIGTTTLPNINATMRSLQETAESLDGLIRQIRQNPRQALGKDSGKELELPR, from the coding sequence ATGGAACGCCACGCCAATTATGCCCTGGTGGGCGCCGTCTCGATCGTGCTGCTCATCGCGACGCTCGTGTTCGTGGTGTGGCTGGGCGGCTCGCAGTTCAGACGGGAGCACGATCCCTATCAGATCGTCTTTCATGGTCCCGTGCGGGGGCTGAGCGTGGGGGCGGAGGTCCAGTTCAACGGCATCAAGGTCGGTCAGATCCAGCGGATCAGGCTCGACGAGCGCGATCCCAACCGTGTGGTCACCGATATCGAGGTCAACCGCGGGACGCCCGTGCGCGTGGATTCGATGGCGTCGACCGAAACGCAGGGCATTTCGGGGGTCAGCATCGTCCAGATCAGCGCCGGGACCGCGATCAAGCCGCTTCTACGGAAGGTCGATCATAGCAAGCGCCCGGTCATTCCGAGCAAGCCCAATGCGCTCTCGTCGCTGCTGCAGGGAGGAGGGCAGATGGTCGCGAGCGCGACCGAAGCCCTGACCCGCGTGAACAAGCTGCTCTCCGATCGCAACATTGCCGATGTCGGCGCGGCCATCCACGACATCAGGACGACGACTGGGGAGCTTGCGGCGAACCGGACCATGATCGCCAACGCCGCCTCGGCGCTGACCAAGCTCGACCGCGCCGCCACCGATATTCAGGGAGCGGCGGCATCCGTCCGTCACATCGCCGATGGCGACGGCAAACGCGCTTTTGCAGACATCTCCGGGGCGGCTGGCGAACTCAAGGTCGCGGTTCACGAGGCCCGCGGCGTCATCGCGAAGCTCGATACCCAGAGCGGCGACATCGGCACGACCACTCTCCCCAACATCAACGCCACGATGCGCAGCCTGCAGGAGACGGCCGAATCCCTGGACGGGCTCATCCGTCAGATCCGGCAAAATCCCCGTCAGGCATTGGGCAAGGACAGTGGCAAGGAACTGGAGCTACCGCGATGA